A DNA window from Ctenopharyngodon idella isolate HZGC_01 chromosome 10, HZGC01, whole genome shotgun sequence contains the following coding sequences:
- the LOC127521837 gene encoding putative gustatory receptor clone PTE01 has translation MSQANETAASVVTEFFIVGFPGLLPKYYSLIAVLLFCIYIAVITGNSLIVVLFVIERSLHKPMYIIILSLSLSDIGFCTVALPKVISRYWFNDGYIAFYVCLFQRQLIHYFGTLNSLIMMIMALDRYLAICHPLRYPVLMTNRTMSLLIGFSWVTAMIAPTITSMLTVNLPFCGPNMIVHCFCDSQSMNQLACADVILTNLISYGVAMFVLLMPLSFIIFSYASILVSVLRIANAQGRMKAFSTCATQLTIITIYYVPRFVVYTSSNIPNAKLNSSQKIALVMFYSLLPPLVNPFIYCIRIKEIRQFFFKWCVQRNRMSLKVNRLTISK, from the coding sequence ATGTCACAGGCGAACGAAACCGCAGCTTCTGTTGTAACCGAGTTTTTCATCGTGGGCTTCCCTGGACTCCTGCCCAAATACTACAGCCTGATAGCAGTGCTTTTGTTCTGCATCTACATTGCTGTAATCACCGGCAACTCTCTCATTGTGGTCCTGTTTGTGATTGAACGCAGCCTCCATAAGCCTATGTATATTATCATACTGAGTTTGTCCTTGTCTGATATTGGTTTTTGCACAGTTGCTCTGCCAAAAGTCATTTCTCGCTACTGGTTTAATGATGGTTATATTGCCTTCtacgtttgtttgtttcaaaggCAGCTGATTCACTATTTTGGGACCCTAAACTCTCTTATTATGATGATCATGGCTCTAGATCGGTACTTGGCGATCTGCCACCCACTAAGATACCCTGTTTTAATGACTAACCGCACTATGAGTCTTTTAATAGGGTTTTCCTGGGTTACTGCAATGATTGCTCCAACCATCACCTCAATGCTAACAGTGAATCTGCCATTCTGTGGGCCAAACATGATCGTTCATTGCTTCTGTGACTCTCAGTCTATGAACCAGCTCGCCTGTGCTGATGTCATCCTCACAAATCTCATTTCCTACGGTGTAGCAATGTTTGTGCTTCTCATGCCATTGTCTTTCATCATCTTTTCCTATGCAAGTATCCTGGTGTCGGTGCTTCGAATAGCAAATGCACAGGGTCGTATGAAAGCCTTTTCTACCTGTGCCACACAGCTGACTATCATTACCATCTATTATGTGCCACGTTTCGTGGTTTACACTAGTTCTAACATCCCGAACGCTAAGTTGAACAGCAGTCAGAAGATCGCCCTGGTCATGTTCTACAGTCTGCTTCCACCACTAGTGAACCCCTTCATTTACTGTATCAGGATCAAAGAAATCAGACAGTTCTTTTTCAAATGGTGTGTCCAGAGAAACAGGATGAGTCTAAAAGTCAATAGGTTAACTATTTCTAAATGA